In Alistipes ihumii AP11, a genomic segment contains:
- a CDS encoding DUF2851 family protein: MPVSPNEAFLRLVWTHGLYTRLDPPGIEVIDPGSAGPEDGIDAVNARIALEGTEISGPVAIHERASDWRKHLHHIDSKYDRCILHVVAHDDAVVCRTDGSVVPTVTMSCPRELEERYLGLLEGSDSYRCGQTLAQMPGVKLYGLLTELTVERLERKYNDFLSLYRETGNDWNETFYVMLFRTMGAGSNREPYMKLARTVRYTDLCKVRESVASVEALLLGGAGLLQPIEFPDRYTAMLQQEFRHLSHRFEIAPMHRREWNLGSHNPRHAPLLRIVELAALLCSQEFMFSRLLGCRTPEQVREVLSVQASEYWTTHYLPGRRSRYSVKSFGDMMLDNLTINLVAPMMFTYGHVTSDEGLKEAAVDLLEKTKPENNVYIRGWKSRGVEAESAFFTQGLLQLSKEYCEKKRCAACNIGRKMLCCQ; the protein is encoded by the coding sequence ATGCCCGTCAGCCCGAACGAAGCCTTTTTGCGACTTGTGTGGACACACGGTCTGTACACCCGGCTCGATCCGCCCGGAATCGAAGTGATCGACCCCGGGTCGGCCGGTCCGGAAGACGGCATCGACGCGGTGAATGCACGGATCGCCCTCGAGGGAACGGAAATCAGCGGTCCCGTTGCGATCCATGAACGCGCTTCGGACTGGCGCAAGCACCTGCACCACATCGACAGCAAATACGACCGCTGCATCCTGCATGTCGTGGCGCACGACGACGCGGTCGTCTGCCGGACAGACGGATCGGTCGTGCCTACCGTCACGATGAGTTGCCCCCGTGAATTGGAAGAGAGGTATCTCGGACTGCTCGAAGGGAGCGACTCCTACCGGTGCGGCCAGACGCTGGCACAAATGCCGGGAGTCAAGCTGTACGGACTGCTGACCGAGCTGACGGTCGAGCGTCTCGAACGAAAGTACAACGACTTTCTGAGCCTCTACCGCGAAACGGGCAACGACTGGAACGAAACGTTCTACGTCATGCTGTTCCGCACGATGGGCGCCGGATCGAACCGCGAGCCCTACATGAAGCTGGCGCGAACGGTACGCTATACGGACCTGTGCAAAGTGCGCGAGTCCGTCGCGTCGGTCGAGGCCCTGCTGCTGGGAGGCGCCGGCCTATTGCAGCCGATCGAGTTTCCCGACCGCTACACGGCCATGCTACAGCAGGAATTCCGCCATTTGTCCCATCGGTTCGAGATCGCGCCGATGCACCGTAGGGAATGGAATCTCGGCAGTCACAATCCGCGTCACGCCCCGCTGCTGCGTATCGTCGAGCTGGCCGCCCTGCTCTGCTCGCAGGAGTTCATGTTCTCCCGACTGCTCGGCTGCCGCACGCCGGAACAAGTGAGAGAGGTCCTTTCGGTGCAGGCGTCGGAGTACTGGACCACCCATTATCTGCCCGGACGGCGCAGCCGGTACAGCGTCAAGTCGTTCGGCGACATGATGCTCGACAATCTGACGATCAATCTGGTAGCCCCGATGATGTTCACCTACGGCCACGTCACCTCGGACGAGGGACTGAAGGAAGCGGCCGTCGACCTGCTGGAAAAAACCAAGCCGGAAAACAACGTCTACATAAGAGGCTGGAAGTCAAGAGGCGTCGAGGCGGAAAGCGCTTTTTTCACGCAAGGGCTGCTGCAATTGTCGAAAGAATACTGCGAGAAAAAACGCTGCGCCGCATGCAATATAGGCAGGAAGATGCTGTGTTGTCAATAA
- a CDS encoding iron-sulfur cluster assembly protein → MTTPEDIMRIEQDIVLTLRNIYDPEIPVNVYDLGLIYEIDVEPGGEANIRMTLTAPNCPMADQLLEQIHEQVGKVKGVTSVNVTLTFDPPWDRSMMSEETLLDLGLM, encoded by the coding sequence ATGACGACACCGGAGGACATTATGCGCATCGAGCAGGACATCGTCCTGACGCTGAGAAACATATACGACCCGGAAATTCCGGTCAACGTGTACGATCTGGGACTGATCTACGAAATAGACGTCGAACCCGGCGGAGAGGCCAATATCCGCATGACGCTGACGGCTCCGAACTGTCCGATGGCCGACCAGTTGCTCGAGCAGATTCACGAGCAGGTGGGCAAGGTCAAGGGCGTCACGTCGGTCAACGTCACGCTGACGTTCGACCCGCCTTGGGACCGCAGCATGATGTCGGAAGAGACGTTGCTCGATCTGGGCCTGATGTAG
- a CDS encoding SufE family protein, whose product MTINEAQDEIIGEFSVFDEWLDKYEYLIELSGSLPAIGEEHRNEQFLIRGCQSRVWVDAELRDGKIYFTADSDAIITKGIIALLIRVLSGRTPQEIVDSDLYFIDRIGLRENLSPTRANGLLAMIKQMKLYALAYQNKQ is encoded by the coding sequence ATGACTATCAACGAAGCACAAGACGAAATCATCGGCGAGTTCTCGGTCTTCGACGAGTGGCTCGACAAATACGAGTACCTGATCGAACTGAGCGGCTCGCTGCCGGCAATCGGCGAGGAGCACAGAAACGAGCAGTTCCTGATCCGGGGATGCCAGTCGCGCGTATGGGTCGACGCCGAGCTGCGCGACGGCAAGATTTACTTTACGGCCGACAGCGACGCGATCATCACCAAAGGGATCATCGCGTTGCTGATCCGCGTGCTCAGCGGCCGCACGCCGCAGGAGATCGTCGACTCGGACCTCTATTTCATCGACCGGATCGGGCTCAGGGAGAACCTCTCGCCCACCCGGGCCAACGGATTGCTCGCGATGATCAAGCAGATGAAACTGTACGCGCTGGCGTACCAAAACAAACAGTAG
- a CDS encoding alkaline phosphatase family protein, translating to MKPFKYLIICATAWIGCQEARAQQAIKPRLVVQIVVSQMRYDYLDRFRDNFCDNGFRAFMEKGTNFTNARHSYMQTNTVAGLATIVTGTPPSGHGVIAESWYNFTTGDSVNLIADSRATGLECEDGEGRYSALNLTAATLGDRLKESDPKSKSIALAADPYSAIVCGGPSSDVYWMNTGHGTWVSSSYYFEKLPYWVKKYNETAFASTLLDREWTPDKSFESYRNTDTTVLSFIPDTQSGIGNFLRGIVRIFKKDDPRTDYAMLQYMPAGNTLVSSFARETIVQEELGKDNHTDLLTICYDTPRLICERFGPRSIEVEDMYYKLDREIGELVTFIQAQFEPGEVVIALTSDHGSSDTFREQSRIPMGLFNAEQFKIIMNGFLSAQYEPGEWVLGYRDRQLYLNRELIYKYGFDLAEVQTRAAAFALQFRGVSGALTSTDMQSGYFGKGYGEKMQNGFYPKRSGDVTINLMPGWIEQRTGIVSLSGSLYEYDTHVPMMLLGGSVPAATVERDVTVSSLAPTLAHIMRITVPNAATGAILDEAVPNENKR from the coding sequence ATGAAACCTTTCAAATACCTGATAATCTGCGCCACTGCATGGATCGGCTGTCAAGAAGCGCGCGCCCAGCAAGCGATCAAGCCCCGGCTGGTCGTCCAAATCGTCGTGAGCCAAATGCGTTACGACTATCTGGACCGTTTCCGCGACAATTTCTGCGACAATGGATTCCGCGCTTTCATGGAGAAGGGAACTAACTTCACGAACGCCCGCCACAGCTATATGCAGACCAATACCGTAGCCGGGCTGGCTACGATCGTCACGGGGACTCCCCCGTCGGGTCACGGCGTGATCGCGGAAAGCTGGTATAATTTCACGACGGGCGACAGCGTCAATCTGATCGCGGACAGCCGCGCGACGGGACTCGAGTGCGAAGACGGCGAGGGCCGCTACTCGGCTCTGAACCTGACCGCCGCCACGCTGGGCGACCGGCTCAAGGAAAGCGACCCGAAATCGAAATCGATCGCGCTGGCTGCCGATCCCTATTCGGCTATCGTTTGCGGAGGGCCGTCGTCGGACGTCTACTGGATGAACACGGGACACGGCACATGGGTATCGAGCAGTTATTATTTCGAAAAATTGCCCTACTGGGTCAAAAAATACAACGAGACGGCTTTCGCTTCGACGCTGCTCGATCGGGAATGGACACCCGACAAGTCGTTCGAGTCGTACAGGAACACCGACACCACCGTGCTCAGCTTCATTCCCGACACCCAATCGGGCATCGGAAACTTTCTGCGCGGCATCGTCAGGATATTCAAAAAGGACGATCCCCGGACGGACTACGCCATGCTGCAATACATGCCCGCAGGCAATACGCTGGTCAGCAGCTTCGCCCGCGAGACGATCGTGCAGGAAGAACTGGGCAAGGACAACCACACCGACCTGCTGACGATCTGCTACGATACGCCGCGCCTGATCTGCGAACGCTTCGGCCCCCGCTCGATCGAAGTCGAGGACATGTATTACAAGCTCGACCGCGAGATCGGCGAGCTGGTCACTTTCATCCAAGCCCAGTTCGAGCCGGGAGAAGTCGTGATCGCTCTGACCTCGGACCACGGGAGCAGCGACACGTTCCGCGAACAGAGCCGTATCCCGATGGGGCTGTTCAACGCCGAGCAGTTCAAGATCATCATGAACGGCTTTCTCAGCGCGCAGTACGAGCCGGGCGAGTGGGTGCTCGGCTACCGCGACCGACAGCTTTATCTGAACCGCGAGCTGATCTACAAATACGGATTCGATCTGGCCGAGGTACAGACCCGCGCGGCAGCCTTCGCGCTTCAGTTCCGCGGCGTATCGGGCGCGCTCACGTCGACCGATATGCAGAGCGGCTATTTCGGCAAAGGATACGGCGAAAAGATGCAGAACGGCTTCTACCCGAAACGCTCGGGCGACGTGACGATCAACCTGATGCCGGGCTGGATCGAACAGCGCACGGGCATCGTATCGCTGTCGGGCTCGCTGTACGAATACGACACGCACGTTCCGATGATGCTTCTGGGCGGATCCGTTCCGGCAGCCACCGTCGAGCGCGACGTGACGGTCAGCTCGCTGGCCCCGACTCTGGCACATATCATGCGAATCACCGTCCCGAACGCCGCCACGGGCGCAATTCTGGACGAAGCGGTTCCTAACGAAAATAAGCGATGA
- a CDS encoding GSCFA domain-containing protein, which translates to MEFRTPVHIAPFGFRIGHSHKGLLVGSCFADRIGRIMRNHKLPVTVNPFGTLFNPASIAATLKRLEERRSYDAGDLTRYEERWISFDHHGAFDGSDCEQTLRRINEALETGAEALRTADYAILTLGTAWVYELRDTGRIVANCHKLPAAMFRRRRMSASEIVETLGEAITRFLPGRKTILTVSPVRHLGDGATENTLSKSTLILAAHALTESLPDCRYFPAYEILMDDLRDYRFYERDMVHPSETAVEYIWETFRRNILDERNDRLFDRAEALHRAMEHRPFDPSGEAHRRFRNRQAEEARALQRQYPDLDFSEEIKFFES; encoded by the coding sequence ATGGAATTCCGCACGCCAGTCCATATCGCGCCTTTCGGCTTCCGCATCGGCCACTCGCACAAAGGGCTGCTGGTCGGGTCGTGCTTCGCCGACCGAATCGGGCGGATCATGCGAAACCATAAGTTGCCCGTCACGGTCAACCCGTTCGGGACGCTGTTCAATCCGGCCTCGATCGCCGCCACGCTGAAACGGCTCGAGGAACGCCGATCTTACGATGCGGGCGATCTGACACGATACGAAGAGAGGTGGATCAGCTTCGATCATCATGGCGCATTCGACGGAAGCGACTGCGAACAGACGCTACGCCGGATCAACGAGGCTCTCGAAACCGGCGCCGAAGCGCTCCGCACGGCCGACTACGCCATTCTCACGCTGGGTACGGCCTGGGTGTACGAACTGCGCGACACGGGCCGGATCGTGGCGAATTGCCACAAACTGCCCGCAGCGATGTTCCGCCGTCGGAGAATGAGCGCAAGCGAAATCGTCGAAACCCTCGGCGAAGCGATCACCCGGTTCCTGCCCGGCAGAAAAACGATCCTCACCGTCAGTCCGGTACGTCATCTGGGCGACGGAGCGACCGAGAACACGCTGAGCAAGTCGACGCTGATTCTGGCCGCGCACGCGCTGACGGAAAGTCTGCCCGACTGCCGCTACTTCCCGGCTTACGAAATCCTGATGGACGACCTGCGCGACTACCGTTTCTATGAGCGGGACATGGTGCATCCGTCCGAAACGGCCGTCGAATACATTTGGGAGACATTCCGCCGAAACATCCTCGACGAGCGGAACGACAGGCTTTTCGACCGGGCCGAGGCACTGCACCGAGCCATGGAGCACCGTCCGTTCGACCCGTCGGGCGAGGCCCATCGCCGATTCCGAAACCGGCAGGCCGAGGAAGCCCGGGCGCTGCAGCGACAGTATCCTGATTTGGATTTCAGCGAGGAAATCAAATTTTTCGAATCATGA
- the ispE gene encoding 4-(cytidine 5'-diphospho)-2-C-methyl-D-erythritol kinase, with protein MLFFPNCKINIGLRVVARRADGYHDIETWMVPVRGLCDIVEIVHAPGDGAEFVSSGLAVDCPPEKNLCLRAYRALHERFPIGGVRIHLHKIVPMGAGLGGGSADAAFVVKGLSELFGLNLSRKCMEELCAGIGSDTAFFVANRPALATGRGEILEPVDFSLRGKRLLIVKPAESVSTAEAYAGIAPRRTDRPLLECLNAPVGRWRETVRNDFEPVVFRAHPQLERLRNEMYRRGAVYASMTGSGAAVYGIFDGGAPIDSDFGDVFVYQEDMV; from the coding sequence ATGCTGTTCTTTCCGAACTGTAAGATCAATATCGGGCTGCGCGTCGTAGCGCGTCGTGCGGACGGTTATCACGACATCGAGACCTGGATGGTCCCCGTGCGGGGGCTTTGCGACATCGTCGAGATCGTGCACGCTCCCGGCGACGGAGCCGAGTTCGTCTCCTCGGGGCTCGCCGTCGATTGTCCTCCCGAGAAAAATCTTTGCCTGCGTGCTTATCGTGCGCTGCACGAGCGCTTTCCGATAGGGGGCGTACGCATCCATTTGCACAAGATCGTGCCCATGGGAGCCGGTTTGGGTGGGGGATCGGCCGACGCCGCTTTCGTAGTCAAGGGATTATCCGAACTGTTCGGCCTGAACCTTAGCCGAAAGTGCATGGAGGAGCTTTGTGCCGGCATAGGCAGCGATACGGCTTTCTTTGTTGCGAACCGTCCGGCTTTGGCCACCGGTCGCGGAGAGATTCTCGAACCGGTCGATTTCTCGTTGAGAGGGAAGCGCTTGCTGATCGTGAAGCCGGCCGAGTCCGTCTCGACGGCCGAGGCTTATGCCGGTATCGCGCCGCGCCGTACGGACCGTCCGTTGCTCGAGTGTCTGAACGCTCCTGTTGGCCGGTGGCGGGAGACGGTGCGCAACGATTTCGAGCCTGTCGTGTTCCGCGCTCATCCGCAGCTGGAGCGGCTCCGCAACGAGATGTATCGCCGGGGGGCCGTCTATGCTTCGATGACCGGTTCCGGAGCGGCCGTATACGGAATATTCGACGGCGGCGCCCCGATCGATTCCGATTTCGGAGATGTATTTGTCTATCAGGAAGATATGGTCTGA
- a CDS encoding acyl-CoA carboxylase subunit beta, with the protein MSVEDQKVLELEQRKEKIYFGGGTKAIEKQKAMGKMTARERIIALLDEGSFHEYDMFVEHDGRDFGMQDKSLPGDGVIIGTGMICGQPIAIFAQDFTVAGGSLGFMHARKITKIMDYALNMRIPLIGINDSGGARIQEGVNALAGYGEIFFRNTLSSGVIPQISVILGPCAGGAVYSPALTDFVFVVENISKMFITGPEVIKTVLGEEISMEELGGARVHSEMTGNAHFFAQSEDECFVQIRKLISMIPMNNTTKAEKIAPAAPLPQYDITSIVPSDPTVPYDVRDVIKALVDESEFLEVMELFAANIVVGFGRIAGETVGFIANQPLVMAGVLDCDSSDKAARFIRFCDCFNIPIVTLEDLPGYLPGVDQEHAGVIRHGAKMLYAYSEATVPSITVVLRKAYGGGYIAMGSRHLRADFVFAWPLAEIAVMGPEGAANIIFKKDIVGAENPAEMRKLKIQEYKEKFANPYVAAAKGYIDSVIAPAETRMFIEHALKVSAHKNRSQPSKKHGNPPF; encoded by the coding sequence ATGTCAGTAGAGGATCAGAAAGTTCTCGAACTCGAGCAACGAAAGGAGAAGATCTATTTCGGCGGAGGGACCAAGGCCATCGAGAAGCAGAAGGCCATGGGCAAGATGACCGCGCGCGAGCGTATTATCGCGCTGCTCGACGAGGGCTCGTTCCACGAATACGATATGTTCGTGGAGCATGACGGCCGCGATTTCGGAATGCAGGACAAGTCGCTTCCGGGAGACGGCGTCATCATCGGCACGGGCATGATCTGCGGTCAGCCCATCGCTATCTTCGCACAGGACTTTACCGTGGCCGGCGGCTCGCTCGGCTTCATGCACGCCCGTAAAATCACGAAGATCATGGATTATGCGCTGAACATGCGCATTCCGCTGATCGGAATCAACGACTCGGGCGGAGCCCGCATTCAGGAAGGGGTCAACGCGCTGGCGGGCTACGGCGAGATTTTCTTCCGCAATACGCTTTCGAGCGGCGTGATCCCTCAGATTTCGGTGATTCTGGGTCCCTGCGCCGGCGGAGCCGTCTATTCGCCCGCCTTGACCGACTTCGTGTTCGTCGTCGAGAACATATCGAAAATGTTCATCACGGGGCCCGAGGTCATCAAGACCGTGCTCGGCGAGGAGATCTCGATGGAGGAGCTGGGCGGCGCCCGGGTACACAGCGAGATGACCGGCAACGCGCATTTCTTCGCCCAGAGCGAGGACGAGTGCTTCGTGCAGATACGCAAGCTGATCTCGATGATTCCGATGAACAATACGACCAAGGCCGAGAAGATCGCTCCGGCGGCTCCGCTGCCTCAGTACGACATCACTTCGATCGTTCCGAGCGATCCGACCGTGCCCTACGACGTGCGCGACGTGATCAAGGCGCTGGTCGACGAGAGCGAGTTCCTCGAGGTGATGGAGCTGTTCGCCGCCAACATCGTCGTCGGCTTCGGCCGTATCGCGGGCGAGACGGTCGGTTTCATTGCCAACCAGCCGCTGGTGATGGCCGGCGTGCTCGACTGCGACTCGTCGGACAAGGCCGCGCGCTTTATCCGCTTCTGCGACTGTTTCAACATTCCGATCGTCACGCTCGAGGACCTGCCGGGCTATCTGCCGGGCGTCGATCAGGAGCATGCCGGCGTGATCCGTCACGGAGCCAAGATGCTGTACGCTTACAGCGAGGCGACCGTTCCGTCGATCACCGTCGTGCTGCGCAAGGCTTACGGCGGAGGATACATCGCCATGGGATCGCGTCATCTGCGCGCCGATTTCGTGTTCGCTTGGCCTTTGGCCGAGATTGCCGTGATGGGTCCCGAAGGCGCTGCCAACATCATCTTCAAGAAGGACATCGTCGGAGCCGAGAATCCGGCCGAGATGCGCAAGCTGAAGATTCAGGAGTACAAGGAGAAGTTCGCCAACCCGTATGTCGCGGCGGCCAAAGGCTACATCGATTCGGTGATCGCTCCCGCCGAGACGCGCATGTTCATCGAGCACGCGCTGAAGGTATCGGCTCACAAGAATCGCTCGCAGCCGAGCAAAAAGCACGGCAATCCTCCGTTCTAA
- a CDS encoding biotin/lipoyl-containing protein produces MEKKHYDTLETMHGTFRTTLTKKHLERKPWQPENPKHIKSSIPGTIVEVCVKEGQKVEAGDMLVVFKAMKMHNNIRAPFAGTVKKVDVKEGDNIPNHALMIEME; encoded by the coding sequence ATGGAAAAGAAGCATTACGATACGTTGGAAACCATGCACGGGACGTTCCGGACCACGCTTACGAAAAAGCATCTGGAGCGCAAGCCGTGGCAACCCGAGAACCCGAAGCACATCAAGTCCTCGATTCCGGGTACAATCGTCGAAGTGTGCGTCAAGGAGGGGCAGAAGGTCGAGGCCGGCGATATGCTGGTCGTCTTCAAGGCGATGAAGATGCACAACAATATTCGCGCGCCCTTTGCCGGCACGGTCAAGAAAGTCGACGTGAAGGAAGGGGACAATATTCCCAATCATGCGCTGATGATCGAGATGGAGTAG
- a CDS encoding shikimate dehydrogenase family protein, protein MKLYGLIGFPLGHSFSRRYFTEKFDREGIADCEYRNFPIESIEEVSRLLSRPELQGFNVTIPYKQQIIPYLSALSDEARAIGAVNCVRLGPDGPVGYNTDAFGFRRSLLSLLGGARPERALVLGTGGASKAVGYVLGELGIPFDSVSRDSNKCRFTYGTLTADAVSDRRLIVNATPLGTYPATEGYPPIPYEGIGPGHFLFDLVYNPPLTEFLRRGAERDAATRNGYDMLVGQAERAWEIWNGKP, encoded by the coding sequence ATGAAACTGTACGGACTGATAGGCTTTCCGCTCGGACATTCGTTTTCCCGGCGCTACTTCACGGAGAAATTCGACCGGGAGGGAATCGCCGATTGCGAGTACCGCAATTTTCCGATCGAGTCGATCGAAGAGGTGAGCCGATTGCTGAGTCGACCGGAACTGCAGGGATTCAACGTGACGATTCCATACAAGCAGCAAATCATACCCTATCTGAGCGCCCTGAGCGACGAGGCCCGGGCCATCGGAGCGGTCAACTGCGTGCGGCTCGGCCCTGACGGGCCGGTAGGCTACAACACGGACGCTTTCGGATTCCGCCGCTCGCTGCTCTCGCTGCTCGGCGGAGCCCGACCGGAGCGGGCGCTCGTGCTCGGAACCGGCGGAGCCTCGAAGGCGGTCGGTTATGTGCTCGGAGAGCTCGGCATTCCGTTCGACAGCGTGTCGCGCGACAGCAACAAGTGCCGTTTCACGTACGGGACCCTGACTGCGGACGCGGTGTCGGACCGCCGGCTGATCGTCAACGCGACGCCGCTGGGAACCTACCCAGCCACGGAAGGATACCCGCCCATTCCTTACGAGGGAATCGGCCCCGGACACTTTCTGTTCGATCTGGTCTACAATCCGCCGCTCACGGAATTTCTGCGGAGGGGAGCCGAACGGGACGCCGCAACGCGCAACGGCTACGACATGCTCGTCGGGCAAGCCGAACGGGCATGGGAAATCTGGAACGGGAAACCGTGA
- a CDS encoding YqaA family protein — MNPLKRLYNWILGWSESRWGALALFLLAFAESSFFPIPPDVLLIALCLGCAAKAFRYAAICTVGSLLGAVAGYAIGYFLWQTPSGEFTAIADFFFRIIPGFTHAEYDKISNLYNEYNFWVVFTAGFSPIPYKLITITAGVFRLDLPMFVFASIVSRGLRFVLISWLIWKYGAPIKTFIDKYFNLLAIGFTVLLVGGFFAIKYAF, encoded by the coding sequence ATGAACCCTCTGAAAAGACTCTACAACTGGATACTCGGCTGGTCGGAAAGCCGTTGGGGCGCCTTGGCGCTGTTCCTGCTGGCCTTCGCCGAATCGAGTTTTTTTCCGATCCCTCCCGACGTGCTGCTGATCGCCCTGTGCCTCGGCTGCGCGGCCAAGGCTTTCCGCTATGCGGCGATCTGCACGGTCGGATCGCTGCTCGGAGCGGTCGCCGGCTATGCGATCGGCTATTTTCTCTGGCAAACCCCGTCGGGCGAATTCACCGCGATAGCCGATTTTTTCTTCCGCATCATTCCGGGATTCACGCATGCCGAATACGATAAGATCAGCAACCTGTACAACGAATACAACTTTTGGGTCGTGTTCACGGCCGGGTTCTCGCCTATTCCCTACAAGCTGATTACGATCACGGCCGGCGTGTTCAGGCTCGATCTGCCGATGTTCGTATTCGCGTCGATCGTCAGCCGGGGGCTGCGCTTCGTGCTGATAAGCTGGCTGATCTGGAAATACGGCGCACCGATCAAGACGTTCATCGACAAGTATTTCAACCTGCTGGCCATAGGTTTCACCGTATTGCTGGTAGGCGGCTTCTTCGCCATCAAATACGCTTTCTGA
- a CDS encoding tRNA(5-methylaminomethyl-2-thiouridine)-methyltransferase — protein MGCERRVLLAFSGGNDSCAAVGILRAHGYEPMLLTLDMTGDRSLLARARRAAEALDTPLLTADVRTSFTRQVVDYFASGYLTGETPAPCTECNSRIKWNTLRDVSIERGIGHIATGHYFRLSRQYGKVFVRQAADPAKDQSYYLWGVSQSCLERAIAPMGETLKREAGERLPAGLKSPESMGICFLRGENYREFLRRRAPNGIRPGEIVDRNGKRIGTHDGCAFYTVGQKRGLGLPPSLAVVAIDAARNRLIAGEDEELRRRRLTIRAWNVPDMERLCRSRELRVVIRGIGRNPDGFAHVRPERDRLHVELEYPAWAPAPGQPVVFYERDIVLGGGILAGSG, from the coding sequence ATGGGTTGCGAACGACGGGTACTCCTGGCATTCAGCGGAGGTAACGACAGCTGTGCAGCGGTCGGGATTCTCCGCGCTCATGGCTACGAGCCGATGCTTCTCACGCTGGACATGACCGGCGACCGTTCCCTGCTGGCTCGGGCCCGGAGGGCCGCCGAGGCACTGGATACGCCGCTTCTTACGGCCGACGTGCGGACTTCCTTCACCCGGCAGGTCGTGGACTATTTCGCAAGCGGCTACCTGACCGGAGAAACGCCGGCCCCCTGTACGGAATGCAACTCCCGCATCAAGTGGAACACGCTGCGCGACGTCTCGATCGAACGAGGAATCGGACATATCGCCACAGGCCATTATTTTCGCCTGTCGAGACAGTACGGCAAAGTGTTCGTGCGCCAGGCGGCCGATCCGGCCAAGGATCAATCCTATTACCTTTGGGGCGTCTCGCAATCCTGCCTCGAGCGGGCGATCGCCCCGATGGGAGAAACGCTGAAACGCGAAGCCGGAGAGAGACTTCCTGCCGGGCTGAAATCGCCCGAGAGCATGGGAATCTGTTTCCTGCGAGGGGAAAACTACCGCGAATTCCTGAGACGACGAGCGCCGAACGGAATCCGGCCGGGAGAAATCGTCGACCGGAACGGAAAAAGAATCGGCACGCACGACGGGTGCGCGTTCTATACGGTCGGACAGAAGCGCGGATTGGGCCTTCCCCCTTCGCTGGCCGTCGTGGCCATCGACGCCGCCCGGAATCGGCTGATCGCAGGCGAAGACGAGGAATTGCGGCGGCGCCGTCTGACAATCCGCGCATGGAACGTTCCGGACATGGAACGGCTCTGCCGCTCCCGGGAACTACGCGTCGTGATCCGGGGTATCGGCCGCAATCCGGACGGATTCGCACACGTCCGTCCCGAGCGCGACCGACTGCATGTCGAGCTCGAGTATCCGGCATGGGCGCCTGCGCCCGGACAGCCGGTCGTCTTCTACGAACGGGACATCGTGCTGGGCGGCGGCATTCTGGCGGGCAGCGGATAG
- a CDS encoding DUF3276 family protein, producing MENPDFKKESEGEGAEEVYSKAVRAGRRTYFFDVKATRNDDYYITVTESRKKTGKDGGFTFEKHKIYLYKEDFRKFAEGFQDAVDYVVKSKPECFNPDGTAIVPAQSTDEPFGKP from the coding sequence ATGGAGAATCCCGACTTCAAAAAGGAAAGCGAAGGCGAAGGGGCCGAGGAAGTATATTCCAAAGCCGTCAGGGCAGGTCGCCGAACTTACTTTTTCGACGTAAAAGCGACGAGAAACGACGATTATTACATCACGGTCACCGAAAGCAGGAAGAAAACGGGAAAAGACGGAGGCTTCACGTTCGAGAAGCATAAGATTTACCTGTACAAGGAGGATTTCCGCAAATTCGCCGAAGGGTTTCAGGACGCTGTCGACTACGTCGTGAAAAGCAAGCCCGAGTGTTTCAATCCCGACGGCACGGCTATCGTCCCCGCTCAGAGCACGGACGAACCGTTCGGCAAACCGTAA